One Brassica napus cultivar Da-Ae chromosome C4, Da-Ae, whole genome shotgun sequence genomic region harbors:
- the LOC106392390 gene encoding protein NRT1/ PTR FAMILY 5.1-like gives MEAAKVYTQDGTVDLQGRPALASRTGRWRACYFLLGYEACERMAFYGIASNLVNYLTTRLHEDTISSVRNVNNWSGVVWITPIAGAYIADTYIGRFWTFTVSSLIYVLGMILLTMAVTVKSLRPTCRNGLCNKASSLQKAFFYMSLYTIATGAGGTKPNISTFGADQFDDYSIRERKQKDSFFNWWTFSSFSGALFATLGLVYIQENLGWGLGYGIPTLGLLVSLVVFYIGTPFYRHKVIKSDNLAKALVRVPIAAFKNRKLHCPNDLLELHELDSHYYNSTGKHHVHHTPIFRYLDKAAIKTSSRESPCTVTEVEVAKRVLGLTLIWLVTLIPSTLGAQVNTLFVKQGTTLDRKLGSHFQIPAASLGGFVTLSLLLSIPIYDQYFVPFMRKKTGNPRGITILQRLGIGFLIQIVAIAVASAVEVKRMHVIKEFHITNPKQVVPMSIFWLLPQYCLLGIGGVFDAIGLLEFFYDQSPEEMQSLGTTFFTSGIGLGNFLNSFLMTMIDKITSKGGGKSWIGDNLNDSRLDYYYGFLMVISIVNMGLFLWAASKYIYKSDETKEFNGGCVQMEVNP, from the exons ATGGAGGCTGCAAAAGTGTACACCCAAGATGGCACCGTCGACCTCCAGGGCCGTCCCGCCCTCGCGTCCAGGACCGGTCGTTGGAGAGCTTGCTATTTCCTTCTTG GGTATGAAGCGTGTGAGCGGATGGCGTTTTATGGAATAGCTTCGAATTTGGTGAATTATTTGACAACGAGACTTCATGAAGACACGATTTCTTCGGTTAGAAATGTAAATAACTGGTCCGGTGTCGTGTGGATCACTCCGATCGCCGGAGCTTACATCGCCGACACATACATTGGCCGCTTCTGGACTTTTACTGTCTCCTCCCTCATCTACGTTCTG GGGATGATTCTCTTAACAATGGCAGTAACGGTAAAATCCTTAAGACCGACATGCAGGAACGGGCTGTGCAACAAGGCATCCTCTTTACAAAAAGCATTTTTCTACATGTCTCTATATACGATAGCCACTGGAGCCGGTGGAACAAAACCTAACATTTCCACGTTTGGAGCGGACCAATTCGACGATTACAGtattagagagagaaaacaaaaggaTTCGTTCTTCAATTGGTGGACGTTTAGCTCCTTTTCGGGTGCGTTATTCGCGACACTAGGGCTCGTCTACATCCAAGAGAATCTTGGGTGGGGTTTAGGTTATGGCATCCCTACCCTAGGACTCTTGGTTTCTCTAGTTGTGTTCTATATCGGGACACCGTTTTATAGGCATAAGGTCATCAAATCAGACAATTTGGCCAAAGCTTTGGTTCGAGTCCCTATCGCAGCATTCAAAAACCGAAAGCTTCATTGTCCGAATGACCTTTTGGAGCTTCATGAGCTTGACTCCCATTACTACAACAGCACTGGTAAACATCATGTTCATCACACCCCCATATTCAG GTACTTGGATAAAGCTGCCATTAAGACATCTTCCAGAGAGTCACCTTGTACTGTGACAGAAGTGGAAGTGGCAAAGCGTGTGCTAGGGCTTACCTTAATATGGCTTGTCACTTTAATCCCAAGCACCTTAGGGGCACAAGTCAATACTCTCTTTGTCAAACAAGGGACCACATTGGACCGAAAACTCGGATCCCACTTCCAAATCCCTGCGGCTTCGCTGGGAGGCTTTGTTACCCTCTCATTGCTTCTTTCAATTCCAATATATGACCAATACTTTGTTCCCTTCATGCGCAAGAAAACTGGAAACCCTAGAGGGATCACCATACTCCAaaggctagggatagggtttTTGATCCAAATTGTTGCAATAGCTGTTGCTTCGGCTGTAGAGGTCAAGAGGATGCACGTAATAAAAGAATTTCACATAACTAACCCTAAACAAGTTGTGCCTATGAGCATTTTCTGGTTGCTCCCTCAATACTGTCTTCTGGGCATTGGGGGTGTGTTTGACGCGATTGGTTTGCTTGAGTTTTTCTACGATCAGTCACCTGAGGAGATGCAGAGCCTTGGGACAACGTTTTTTACCAGTGGGATCGGTCTTGGAAATTTCTTGAACAGCTTCTTGATGACAATGATTGATAAGATCACAAGTAAAGGGGGAGGCAAGAGTTGGATTGGGGATAACTTGAACGATTCTAGGCTAGATTACTATTATGGGTTTCTAATGGTGATTTCGATTGTGAACATGGGATTGTTCTTGTGGGCAGCTAGCAAGTATATTTACAAGAGTGATGAGACCAAAGAGTTTAATGGAGGATGTGTTCAAATGGAGGTAAATCCTTAG
- the LOC106395296 gene encoding LOB domain-containing protein 15-like produces the protein MSRERERLEEIGKKIKREADAWPNQMAGIRRHISGPPGALNTITPCAACKLLRRRCAQECPFSPYFSPCEPLKFASVHKVFGASNVSKMLMEVPEGQRADAANSLVYEANVRLRDPVYGCMGAISALQQQVQALQAELTAVRSEILKYKQREAVATLIVPSNSQYHNSGGVSVIALPPQTPSTPPQPTAAHHPPPPSSCVYSQPTTRALEYGEIESENNSYFG, from the exons ATGTCAAGAGAAAG GGAGAGACTTGAAGAGATAGGGAAGAAGATCAAAAGAGAAGCAGATGCTTGGCCTAATCAAATGGCAGGAATTAGAAGACATATATCTGGTCCTCCTGGAGCCCTCAATACCATTACTCCTTGTGCGGCATGTAAACTTCTGCGCCGACGATGCGCTCAAGAATGTCCATTTTCGCCTTATTTCTCCCCATGTGAGCCTCTTAAGTTCGCGTCGGTCCACAAAGTCTTTGGAGCTAGCAACGTCTCCAAGATGCTAATG GAGGTACCGGAAGGCCAGAGAGCAGACGCGGCAAATAGCCTCGTGTATGAAGCAAACGTGAGGTTAAGAGATCCAGTGTACGGTTGCATGGGAGCAATCTCAGCTCTACAACAACAAGTTCAAGCTTTACAAGCCGAGCTTACGGCCGTACGATCTGAGATTCTCAAGTACAAGCAACGAGAGGCTGTCGCCACTTTGATCGTACCTTCcaattcccaatatcacaacTCTGGCGGCGTCTCCGTCATTGCACTACCACCACAAACGCCGTCAACTCCACCGCAACCTACGGCGGCTCATCATCCGCCTCCTCCATCTTCTTGTGTTTACTCTCAACCAACCACAAGAGCACTAGAATACGGCGAGATTGAAAGTGAGAACAACTCCTACTTcggttaa
- the LOC106394429 gene encoding uncharacterized protein LOC106394429, protein MTMSERSEDNTNVVRSLNVIVKESSQVNTSSRIYYYGGASVPFLWETRPGTPKHPRFSESFHLPPLTPPPSYFSSSLSSGNKLSKARTKQTRSVKTLFNAKHHVSCPSFSWSSTTSSSSSSLSSSPRSKTVYPANNCFLFCSRSYVKDDDEEEIGSSSPTSTLYYKRGFSSSMGSMKRALSSVLSNRSSRNDLRLI, encoded by the coding sequence ATGACAATGTCAGAAAGATCAGAAGACAACACAAACGTAGTCAGATCTTTAAATGTAATCGTAAAGGAGAGCTCGCAGGTCAATACATCATCAAGAATCTATTACTACGGCGGAGCTTCCGTGCCGTTTTTGTGGGAGACACGGCCAGGCACACCAAAACACCCTCGTTTCTCTGAATCATTTCATCTTCCGCCGTTAACGCCGCCTCCGTCATATTTCTCCTCATCCTTGTCCTCCGGGAACAAACTGAGCAAAGCTAGAACGAAACAAACTCGATCAGTTAAGACCCTTTTCAACGCAAAGCATCACGTGTCGTGTCCTTCGTTTTCTTGGTCGTCTACCacgtcgtcttcttcttcctctttgtcCTCGTCTCCTCGGTCTAAAACAGTGTATCCTGCCaacaattgttttcttttttgctcGAGATCGTACGTTAAAGATGACGACGAGGAAGAGATTGGTTCATCGTCTCCGACGTCAACGTTGTATTATAAAAGAGGGTTTAGCTCATCAATGGGAAGTATGAAGAGAGCTTTGAGTTCTGTTCTTAGCAACCGATCTAGTCGTAATGATCTTAGATTGATTTAA